GCCGAGCCCGGGCAGCCGGCCGGCCAGCGCCTGCGCCCGGCCGGGATGATCAACCACACCGACGAGGAACTCGAATTCCTCGCTGGCCTGCTGCGCCTGCGCACCCGCTGGCAGGAGCTGGGCCGCAAGGGCGTGCGCGACGGCCGGGGCTACATGCCGGAGCAGGCGGAGCAGCCGCACCCGGCCGCCTCTCGCCGCCTGGATTGACACGCGCGGCGGCGCCATACCGCCTCCCCGTTCTGCGCGCCGGGCCGCCGGCGTCTTTCGGCAGCCCGTTCGCTAGGACGGTCGACCTGCCTTGCCGAGCGGTCTTGGCGCGAACTGGTATTTAGAATCCAATACCAGTACAAGATCAATCACAGGTACTGGTCTTGTCGCGCCGCATGCACTGGCGGCGACACGACGCTCCCACAGTGCCATCCCACCGTGCCTTGAACGTAGGAGACCCGTTCATGTCCATGTCCGTCCCCGCGGCCGCGGCCGCCATGCGCTGCGCCCTGCCCTCCGCCGACCGGCCGGAGCCCTTTCCCGAAACTCCAGGCGACAACCGTCGCGGCCCGCGGCCGGCCCTGCTAGCCCTGCTGCTCGGCGGTCTGCTGGCCACCTCCGCCCAGGCCGTGGACTGCCGCAACCTGCCGGTGTGGAACGCCGGCACCGCGTACACCACCGGCCAGCAGGTGCAGGACGGTGGCAATGCCTATAGCGCGAACTGGTGGACGCAGGGCCAGTCGCCCGCCGGCAACTCCGGCGCCTGGGCGGTGTGGAAACCGCTGGGCAGTTGCGACGGCGGCGGTGGCACCCCGGGGACCAACAAGCCGCCAGTCGCCGCCTTCAGCGCCACGGTGGACCGGCTCAGCCTGCAGCTCGACGGCAGCACCTCCAGCGATGCAGACGGCCAGGTCAGCCAATGGCGCTGGGAGTTCGGCGACGGCAGCAGTGCCAGCGGCGCCAAGGCAAGCCACAGCTACGCCGCACCCGGCACCTATGCCGTGACGCTGACCGTGACGGACAACCAGGGCGCCACGGCCAGCAAGGCCCAGAGCTTCGCGCTGGCCTCGGTCATCAAGGATCCGGTCACCGGCAAGTACATCCTGCGGCTGTCCGACGTCCAGGCCACCGAAGCGGCATTGACGAACACGGCATTGTTCCGTTCGGTGAAGGCCTCGGTGGCGACCCGCCCGCAGAGCGTCGTCAATACCGTCACGCCGGGGGCTGCCGGGAATCCGGAGAACGTCAAGCGGGTCGAGCGCCTGCTGCCGCAAAGCCAGTGGGACTACCTGTTCCCGATGCGCGACGGCTCCTACACCTACACCGGCTTGCTGCAGGCCATCGCCAAGTTCTCGGGTGTCTGCATGAGCTACAGCGACGGCCGCGACTCCGACGCCATCTGCCGCAAGATCCTGGCAACGATGTTCGCGCACTTCACGCAGGAAACCGGCGCGCACGACCGCAACAACGCCATCCCGGAATGGCGCCAGGCGCTGTACTTCGTGCGCGAGGCGGGTTGCACCGAGAACAGCTACGGCTGCCCGTACAACAACGAATGCAGTCCCACCACCTGGCAGGGCCAGGCCTGGCCCTGCGGCAAGGACGCGCAGGGCCGCTTCAAGCAGTACTTCGGCCGCGGCGCCAAGCAGCTGTCCTACAACTACAACTACGGGCCGTTCTCGGATGCGATCTTCGGCGACGTGAAGGTGCTGCTGAACGCCCCCGAGCAGGTGGCCGACACCTGGCTGAACCTTGCCTCGGCGGTGTTCTTCCTGGTCTACCCCGCCTCGCCCAAGCCCAGCATGCTGCATGTGGTGGACGGCACCTGGCAGCCCAATGCGGTGGACACCGCGGCCGGCATCCGGCCGGGCTTCGGGGCCACCACCAACATCATCAACGGAGGCATCGAATGCGGGCAAGGCGCGGAGAAACCGCAGTCGGTCAACCGCATCGCCTACTACCGGCAGCATGCGGCGGCACTGGGCGTGCCGATCGGCCCGCAGGAAGAGCTGGGCTGCGCCAACCAGAAGCGCTTCGAGGTGGGCGGCGCCGGCGCGCTGGACATCTATTGGGACCAGGACTGGTCCTACCACCCGGACAAGCCGGAAGGCAAGGCCTTCGCCTGCAAGCTGGTCGGCTACCAGACCGCCCACTTCGCACTGAAGGCCGGTGACTACCAGCGTTGCGTGGAGAAGTTCTTCGACGTGGTGGTCAAGCCCTGAAACGCGCCGGCCTCCACAGGGGAGGCTGGCATGCCATGCAAGGTGGCGATGGCGCAGGGGGACGCAAACAGCACCGGCCCCCACTCTAGGAAGCGCAGTTGGCGGGCTGCGCCCCCTTGGCGCCCTTCCGCGCGCCTCCGGGTCCCTGGTGTCATGCGGCGGTTCCGGCTCGTTGCGCACCGCGAGCCGGAGCCCCGGCGTCAACTGCCGATGCGGCCGCCGTCGTTCTTGGTGATCACGATGGTGGCCGAGCGCGGCCGCGCGG
This genomic stretch from Eleftheria terrae harbors:
- a CDS encoding glycoside hydrolase family 19 protein, which translates into the protein MSMSVPAAAAAMRCALPSADRPEPFPETPGDNRRGPRPALLALLLGGLLATSAQAVDCRNLPVWNAGTAYTTGQQVQDGGNAYSANWWTQGQSPAGNSGAWAVWKPLGSCDGGGGTPGTNKPPVAAFSATVDRLSLQLDGSTSSDADGQVSQWRWEFGDGSSASGAKASHSYAAPGTYAVTLTVTDNQGATASKAQSFALASVIKDPVTGKYILRLSDVQATEAALTNTALFRSVKASVATRPQSVVNTVTPGAAGNPENVKRVERLLPQSQWDYLFPMRDGSYTYTGLLQAIAKFSGVCMSYSDGRDSDAICRKILATMFAHFTQETGAHDRNNAIPEWRQALYFVREAGCTENSYGCPYNNECSPTTWQGQAWPCGKDAQGRFKQYFGRGAKQLSYNYNYGPFSDAIFGDVKVLLNAPEQVADTWLNLASAVFFLVYPASPKPSMLHVVDGTWQPNAVDTAAGIRPGFGATTNIINGGIECGQGAEKPQSVNRIAYYRQHAAALGVPIGPQEELGCANQKRFEVGGAGALDIYWDQDWSYHPDKPEGKAFACKLVGYQTAHFALKAGDYQRCVEKFFDVVVKP